One genomic region from Onychomys torridus unplaced genomic scaffold, mOncTor1.1, whole genome shotgun sequence encodes:
- the LOC118575428 gene encoding ubiquitin-associated protein 1-like, whose amino-acid sequence MASKKLGTDFHGTFSYLDDVPFKIGDKFKTPAKVGLPISFSLPNCLQVIREMQYEFSLEKKTIEWAEDVKLIQEAQRDAERKAEDAEAKVISKSGPEGDSKTSFSRSHSAATMPPPINPILASLQHNSILTPTRVSSSATKQKVLSPPHTKADFNPADFECEEDPFDNLELKTIDEKEELRNILVGTTGPIMAQLLDSDSPRGSSGSVLQDEEVLASLEQATLDFKPLHKPNGFITLPQLGNCEKMSLSSKVSLPPIPTVSNIKSLSFPKLDSDDSSQKTVKLASTFHSTSCLQSGTSRNFLNPSAQSSARELNGDHTLGLSALNLNSGTEVPTLTSSQMPSLSVLSVCTEESSPPNTCPTVTPLNFPVSQVPNTPSCPQAYLELQALSPGERQCVETVVSMGYSYDCVLRAMKKKGENIEQILDYLFAHGQLCEKGFDPLLVEEALEMHQCSEEKMMELLQLMSKFKEMGFELKDIKEVLLLHNNDQDNALEDLMARAGAS is encoded by the coding sequence ATGGCTTCTAAGAAGTTGGGTACAGATTTTCATGGGACTTTCAGTTACCTTGATGATGTCCCATTCAAAATAGGAGACAAATTCAAAACACCAGCTAAAGTTGGTCTACCTATCAGCTTCTCCTTGCCCAATTGCTTACAGGTTATCAGAGAGATGCAGTATGAATTCTCCTTGGAGAAGAAAACCATTGAGTGGGCTGAAGATGTTAAGCTGATCCAGGAAGCTCAGCGAGATGCAGAGCGGAAGGCTGAGGATGCGGAAGCTAAGGTGATTTCGAAGAGTGGCCCGGAGGGCGACAGCAAAACGAGCTTCTCCAGGAGTCACAGCGCAGCCACCATGCCGCCTCCGATCAACCCCATCCTCGCCAGCCTGCAGCACAACAGCATCCTCACTCCGACTCGGGTTAGCAGTAGTGCCACAAAGCAGAAAGTCCTCAGCCCGCCGCACACAAAGGCCGACTTCAATCCTGCCGACTTTGAGTGTGAAGAGGACCCGTTTGATAACCTGGAGTTAAAAACCATCGACGAGAAGGAAGAGCTGAGAAACATTCTGGTAGGGACCACTGGACCCATCATGGCTCAGTTACTGGACAGTGACTCACCCAGAGGAAGCTCAGGGTCTGTGTTACAGGACGAGGAGGTCTTGGCGTCCTTGGAGCAGGCAACCTTAGATTTCAAGCCTCTTCATAAACCCAACGGCTTTATAACCCTACCACAGTTGGGCAACTGTGAAAAGATGTCGCTGTCTTCCAAAGTGTCCCTGCCCCCTATCCCCACAGTAAGCAATATCAAATCTCTGTCCTTCCCCAAACTTGACTCTGATGACAGCAGTCAGAAGACAGTCAAGCTGGCGAGCACTTTCCATAGCACATCCTGCCTCCAAAGTGGCACGTCCCGGAACTTCCTAAATCCTTCCGCCCAAAGCAGTGCCAGGGAGCTCAATGGGGACCATACTCTTGGGCTTTCAGCTTTGAACTTGAACAGTGGCACCGAGGTGCCAACCCTGACATCTTCCCAGAtgccttccctctctgtcttgtCTGTGTGTACAGAAGAATCATCACCTCCAAATACATGTCCCACAGTCACGCCTCTGAACTTCCCAGTGTCACAAGTGCCCAACACGCCCAGCTGTCCCCAGGCCTATCTGGAACTGCAGGCGCTGTCTCCGGGTGAGCGGCAGTGTGTGGAGACGGTAGTCAGCATGGGCTACTCCTACGACTGTGTCCTGAGAGccatgaagaagaaaggagagaatatcGAGCAGATTCTCGACTATCTCTTTGCACATGGACAGCTTTGTGAGAAGGGCTTTGACCCTCTCTTAGTGGAAGAGGCTCTGGAGATGCACCAGTGCTCAGAAGAAAAGATGATGGAGTTGCTTCAGTTGATGAGCAAATTTAAGGAAATGGGCTTTGAATTGAAAGACATTAAGGAAGTTTTGCTATTACACAACAATGACCAGGACAATGCTTTGGAAGACCTCATGGCCAGGGCTGGAGCCAGCTGA